A portion of the Bactrocera neohumeralis isolate Rockhampton chromosome 2, APGP_CSIRO_Bneo_wtdbg2-racon-allhic-juicebox.fasta_v2, whole genome shotgun sequence genome contains these proteins:
- the LOC126759694 gene encoding chymotrypsin-2-like: MKVFLLLAILLCAHAEAKLIKYPKNYVKSTIEGRVIGGTNATLGQAPYQVSLQTSYGYHFCGGAIISENWIATAGHCLANRYASDIIVATGTVEWQKPNATYYASSIHIHCRYNNPSSHNDIALIRLNSSIVFNDRTQPIALPTEQMTEGDEVILTGWGTTELYGDTPDNLQIVYLKYLPHKSCKEMHDDDPYLDVGHMCTYTKYGEGACHGDSGGPLVNDGKLVGLVNWGMPCAIGYPDAHASTYFYADWIRRVTSGTTKCFS, encoded by the coding sequence ATGAAGGTGTTTCTTTTACTAGCCATACTTTTGTGTGCCCACGCCGAGGCCAAATTAATCAAGTATCCAAAGAATTACGTAAAAAGTACGATTGAAGGCCGTGTAATTGGCGGAACCAATGCCACTTTGGGTCAAGCGCCTTATCAAGTGTCCTTACAAACATCGTACGGTTATCATTTCTGTGGTGGCGCCATAATCTCCGAGAATTGGATCGCAACTGCTGGACATTGTCTTGCCAATAGATATGCCAGTGATATAATCGTCGCTACAGGCACCGTCGAATGGCAGAAGCCGAACGCCACTTATTATGCTAGCTCCAtacatatacactgtcgctacaACAATCCGAGCAGCCACAATGATATCGCGTTGATACGATTGAACTCATCTATTGTGTTCAATGATAGAACCCAACCCATAGCGTTGCCGACGGAGCAGATGACGGAAGGCGATGAGGTCATATTGACGGGTTGGGGTACAACTGAATTGTACGGTGATACACCCGACAATCTGCAGATTgtgtacttaaaatatttaccacaCAAAAGTTGCAAAGAAATGCACGATGACGATCCATATTTGGATGTGGGACACATGTGCACATATACGAAGTATGGCGAAGGTGCGTGTCATGGCGATTCGGGTGGCCCTTTGGTGAACGATGGAAAATTGGTCGGTTTAGTTAACTGGGGTATGCCCTGCGCCATCGGCTATCCAGATGCGCACGCGAGTACTTATTTCTATGCGGATTGGATTCGTCGTGTAACGAGCGGTACCACGAAATGTTTTAGTTGA